In the Purpureocillium takamizusanense chromosome 5, complete sequence genome, one interval contains:
- a CDS encoding DNA-directed DNA polymerase (EggNog:ENOG503NUYF~COG:L) — protein sequence MNAHPRKPPRRRDHRVILQFDYDCFYAQVFENRNPALRSKPLGVKQKNILATCNYNARSLGVRKLMLISEAKRLCPSLVLVDGEDLTPFRDTSKTLFNFLRSHSWNGKVERLGFDEVFMDVTDMVDYNILCLNRNSLGDSFFHLSEQDPERGFLCDLNAIVGCVAGPATAQADLDNHTYLRLLLGSHLAHYLRTKLETDFGYTSTCGISTNKLLSKLVGSCHKPQNQTTFLAWSDEGVMAFMDAHKTRKVPGLGFKTAMLLESHVLGQDVDIDTDSHSFDSLVTVGQVRQHPSMSPAFIETLLKGPGSERGVGTRVWGLLHGVDESEVKEASDIPSQISIEDTYKGLETIPQITEELHKLSCSLIRRLRVDLLTANSNADVPGCRKWIARPKTLRLSIRSWPTRQVPHSTQAMNFSRASRSGPISPFVFDLETDIDCLAQRLVAETLLPLLRRLQTEQGPNHKWNLQLLNICAANMVAGAADDKLGVGRDIGDMFKHQDEMLRPWKVTQPADEPSHSQVEDGTKQVSFDDDDYEGDVAWDGAAHPQCPACGHPIPHFAMAAHARFHELGG from the exons ATGAATGCGCACCCAAGAAAGCCGCCGAGACGTAGAGATCATCGCGTCATACTGCAGTTT GACTATGACTGTTTCTACGCTCAAGTATTCGAGAACAGAAACCCGGCCTTGCGGTCTAAACCCCTTGGGGTCAAGCAGAAGAACATCCTGGCAACATGCAACTACAACGCGCGCAGTCTCGGGGTCCGCAAGCTCATGCTCATATCCGAGGCAAAACGCCTGTGCCCGAGCCTCGTTCTGGTAGATGGCGAGGACTTGACCCCATTTCGGGATACCAGCAAGACTCTGTTCAACTTCCTCCGCTCTCATTCCTGGAACGGAAAGGTCGAGCGACTCGGGTTTGATGAAGTATTCATGG ACGTAACGGACATGGTTGACTACAATATTCTCTGCTTGAACCGTAACTCACTGGGCGATTCGTTCTTCCACCTGTCCGAGCAAGATCCAGAACGAGGCTTCCTGTGCGATCTCAACGCGATTGTCGGCTGCGTCGCCGGACCGGCCACTGCCCAGGCAGATCTCGACAACCATACCTATCTACGTCTACTTCTTGGGTCCCACCTGGCACACTACCTGAGAACGAAGCTCGAAACCGACTTTGGCTACACCTCAACGTGCGGCATCTCAACCAACAAGTTGCTAAGCAAACTTGTGGGCAGCTGCCACAAGCCTCAGAACCAGACCACCTTCTTGGCCTGGAGCGATGAGGGCGTGATGGCATTTATGGATGCACACAAGACGAGAAAAGTGCCAGGGCTCGGATTCAAGACAGCTATGCTACTGGAGTCACACGTTCTTGGCCAGGACGTCGACATCGACACTGACTCACACTCTTTCGACTCCCTTGTCACCGTTGGGCAGGTGCGTCAGCATCCGTCCATGTCACCAGCATTCATTGAGACTCTTCTCAAGGGTCCTGGCTCAGAAAGGGGGGTGGGAACCAGAGTCTGGGGCCTGCTCCATGGAGTGGACGAGTCAGAGGTCAAGGAAGCGAGCGACATCCCTTCTCAAATTAGCATCGAAGACACGTACAAGGGCCTCGAGACCATCCCTCAAATCACAGAAGAGCTGCACAAGCTCTCATGCTCCCTGATACGAAGACTGCGGGTTGACCTGCTTACCGCTAACTCAAACGCCGATGTTCCCGGTTGCCGCAAATGGATCGCGCGGCCTAAGACGCTGCGACTCTCCATCAGGTCGTGGCCGACACGCCAAGTGCCACATTCCACTCAAGCTATGAATTTCAGCAGAGCATCTCGATCAGGCCCCATTTCGCCCTTTGTGTTCGACCTCGAGACCGACATAGATTGTcttgcgcagcgcctcgtaGCGGAGACACTACTTCCACTTCTCCGACGTCTACAAACCGAACAAGGGCCAAACCATAAATGGAATCTTCAACTATTGAATATTTGCGCAGCCAACATGGTTGCTGGAGCGGCGGATGACAAATTAGGGGTGGGGAGAGACATCGGCGACATGTTCAAGCATCAGGACGAGATGTTACGCCCGTGGAAAGTAACGCAACCCGCCGATGAGCCGTCTCACAGtcaggtcgaggacggcacGAAACAGGTGTCGTTCGACGATGATGATTACGAAGGTGATGTAGCTtgggacggcgcggcgcatccTCAATGCCCGGCTTGTGGACACCCCATACCACACTTTGCGATGGCTGCTCACGCAAGGTTTCATGAGCTGGGGGGCTAA
- the ILV6 gene encoding Acetolactate synthase (BUSCO:EOG09263MGE~EggNog:ENOG503NUVU~COG:E), with the protein MASLRSCSAPLRRLAASRTSTLGAVRYSSNSSSTSAIAYKALRNRSAPLPVTNAPPAWSAQAAVSNILYETPTPSMAPPKRHILNCLVQNEPGVLSRLSGILAARGFNIDSLVVCNTEVEDLSRMTIVLTGQDGVVEQARRQLEDLVPVWAVLDYSNAALVQRELLLAKINILGPEYFEELLAHHREMTAGEPESPEGIERQTRSLEETAQDFHPSKLAASEALRHKHEHLKTITYFTHQFGGKVLDISTISCIVELSAKQSRIDSFLKLVAPFGILESARTGLMALPRSPLHGPSEEPLVKEADEVVDISQLPPG; encoded by the exons ATGGCCTCGCTCCGGTCCTGCAGCGCGCCGCTTCGTCGGCTTGCtgcctcgcgcacctcgaccctcggcgccgtccgcTACTCCTCCAACAgcagctcgacctcggccatTGCCTACAAGGCCCTGCGAAACCGCTCCGCGCCCTTGCCCGTCAccaacgcgccgcccgcatggtcggcccaggcggccGTGTCCAATATCCTCTAtgagacgccgacgccgtccatggcCCCTCCCAAGAGGCACATCCTCAACTGCCTCGTCCAGAACGAGCCTGGCGTGCTGTCCCGTCTGTCCGGAAttcttgccgcccgcggctTCAACATCGACTCTCTCGTCGTTTGCAATACTGAGGTCGAGGACCTGTCACGCATGACGATTGTCCTGACGGGCCAGGATGGAGTTGTTGAGCAAGCCAggcggcagctcgaggaTCTCGTCCCCGTCTGGGCTGTCTTGGACTACAGCAATGCCGCCCTGGTCCAGCGCGAGCTGCTTCTTGCCAAGATCAACATTCTCGGGCCCGAATATTTTGAGGAGCTTCTGGCTCACCACCGCGAGATGACGGCTGGCGAGCCCGAGTCTCCGGAAGGCATTGAGCGACAGACACGGTCCCTTGAGGAGACCGCCCAGGACTTCCACCCTAGCAAGCTCGCTGCCAGTGAAGCCCTGCGACACAAGCACGAGCACTTGAAGACCATCACCTATTTTACCCACCAGTTCGGCGGCAAGGTTCTGGATATCAGCACCATCAGCTGCATCGTGGAACT ATCTGCCAAGCAGTCAAGGATCGACTCTTTCCTGAAGCTCGTGGCTCCTTTCGGCATCCTTGAGTCAGCTCGCACTGGCTTGATGGCACT
- a CDS encoding uncharacterized protein (COG:S~EggNog:ENOG503NYP3), with protein MGRGGRGGGHAPFRRPVDLTGIISAAERNDLITLANAITEKMHSDISRVFDSPKVSTVDDNGEKNPFQSILVVFRRHEGNTSDNLGVAEQSPAIPGGDGSKTYSKVHEIVEKEEKQAMTPQLGELRREALMFFRKWQHVITQRIREIAVTEPTGHMPGGGTRGRGGRGSRGGGRARGARGGAGLGRGGLTLALGPPRVPVNQMDRELAAAFPPIPTTLWTLHVEKRKLLLHVVLLLVLSLQDYNANARVFLLNLTSALNLSLAIYHGEELRISQALAKLALEYAPRDEAGQRVEEQKGPKRWKVGFTSPSPNSTIASALKAEGIGTINDGLTLSVATIAGLLGPLGEYGHLLGNMFGINAVRPTSKLLEACGKDVSDFAFLRLHDPANSEYRDMKETPAAGRRLRVVLAMSGCYSETEDLVRPWRFLGQQTESYAVRWDVTSLTNLGSAVETVIKSTAWANAAKEIRSRSLFASLLHNSWPVALLKVSKIIDNPWNWGMVRAEKVGALLADALVRHKFQGERSVSLIGYSLAARAIYTCLMVLAERRQFGLIDSVVLIGTPAPSESRVWLTLKSVVSGRLVNVYSEHDYMLGFLYRTSNVHFGVAGLQEIQGANGVENHCVKYLPRGHLGYQVLTGQILKDIGWDSLDVDAVKADVAQHRGSGRRGRGRGGRA; from the exons ATGGGTCGAGGAGgtcgcggtggcggccatgccccCTTTCGTCGGCCTGTCGACTTGACCGGCATCATTTCCGCCGCTGAGAGAAACGACTTGATCACTCTGGCTAATGCCATCACGGAAAAGATGCACAGCGACATTAGCCGTGTTTTCGACTCCCCTAAAGTGAGCACCGTTGACGACAATGGCGAAAAAAACCCCTTCCAGTCAATTCTTGTCGTCTTCCGTCGACATGAAGGCAACACGTCCGACAACCTGGGAGTCGCTGAACAGTCCCCTGCTATccctggcggcgatggatcCAAGACGTATAGCAAAGTGCATGAGATTGTCGAAAAGGAGGAGAAACAGGCCATGACACCTCAGCTGGGCGAGCTCAGAAGAGAGGCCCTTATGTTCTTTCGCAAGTGGCAGCATGTGATCACTCAGAGAATCCGGGAGatcgccgtcaccgagccCACCGGCCACatgccgggcggcggcactcgtggccgtggtggccgtggctctcgaggtggtggccgcgcccgcggtgcgcgaggtggtgctggtCTGGGTCGTGGAGGTCTGACCCTGGCACTTG GCCCGCCCCGTGTCCCTGTAAACCAGATGGACCGTGAGCTGGCCGCAGCATTCCCGCCGATTCCTACCACTCTGTGGACACTTCACGTGGAAAAGCGAAAGCTTCTTCTGCATGTGGTCCTCTTGCTTGTCCTGTCGCTCCAGGACTACAATGCCAACGCACGAGTCTTTCTTCTCAACCTTACATCTGCCCTCAATCTTTCCTTGGCCATCTATCATGGTGAAGAGCTTCGAATCTCTCAGGCCTTGGCAAAACTTGCTCTCGAATATGCTCCCCGGGACGAAGCCGGTCAAAGGGTCGAAGAACAGAAAGGCCCAAAGCGATGGAAGGTCGGATTCACTTCTCCGAGTCCCAACTCTACTATTGCTTCTGCGCTCAAGGCAGAAGGCATCGGAACCATCAACGACGGGCTGACCCTGAGCGTCGCCACCATTGCAGGGCTTCTTGGGCCCTTGGGAGAGTATGGGCACTTACTGGGTAACATGTTTGGCATCAACGCTGTTCGGCCCACTAGCAAGCTGCTGGAGGCATGCGGCAAGGACGTGTCCGATTTTGCCTTCCTCCGCTTGCACGACCCAGCCAACTCCGAATACCGAGACATGAAGGAGACTCCAGCGGCCGGTCGCCGTCTTCGTGTGGTCTTGGCCATGAGCGGATGCTATTCCGAGACTGAAGACCTGGTTAGACCCTGGCGTTTTCTTGGCCAGCAAACCGAGAGCTATGCGGTCAGATGGGACGTGACGTCTCTCACAAACCTCGGGAGCGCCGTCGAGACAGTCATCAAGAGCACCGCTTGGGCAAATGCAGCCAAGGAGATCAGATCGCGATCCC TCTTCGCCAGTCTCCTGCACAATTCGTGGCCCGTCGCTCTACTCAAAGTGAGCAAGATCATTGATAATCCGTGGAACTGGGGGATGGTTCGAGCCGAGAAAGTGGGCGCTTTGCTCGCGGACGCTCTTGTGCGACACAAGTTTCAGGGCGAGAGATCGGTCTCTCTCATAGGATACAGCCTTGCAGCTCGAGCGATCTACACCTGCCTGATGGTGCTGGCCGAACGCCGCCAGTTCGGCTTGATCGACTCGGTAGTTCTCATTGGAACTCCAGCACCGTCCGAGAGCCGGGTTTGGCTGACGCTGAAGAGCGTTGTGTCTGGCAGGCTGGTCAACGTTTACTCGGAGCACGACTACATGCTGGGTTTCCTCTATCGCACCTCGAATGTCCACTTCGGAGTGGCGGGACTGCAGGAGATTCAGGGCGCCAACGGCGTCGAAAATCACTGCGTCAAATACCTGCCCCGAGGACACTTGGGCTACCAGGTCCTTACTGGTCAGATTCTGAAGGACATTGGCTGGGACTCTCTGGATGTGGATGCTGTCAAGGCTGATGTGGCCCAGCATAGGGGTTCGGGACGTCGAGGCAGGGGCAGAGGCGGCCGAGCCTAA
- a CDS encoding uncharacterized protein (EggNog:ENOG503NXDK~COG:S), producing the protein MEASSTPLADYFWIAGVEYIRYDDQLPQPASLPVESTITEDGEPQEVAVNGQQRTAAARHSRQNSANRLSRISSDGRFSIHTLDETDGNTRSNRSSATIKAVKVPGPNGSAANGSAAEGGGGHGLLMGEFDFDKALFKFAAERENFLEDLSFTAGAKTQARPPMVNPRAERIRAEESIPSGRVSPLKSIKGSIRRKISFRDMNSMRKPPSSVRPGASSRAASVRTARRLSNYNSVIPPPEPLNTDPDMHPLKRRFEPVLLDRYPPKTAVDEIPRRGKFPDYVPMFAFPNDIQIVSSDDRPRSTWHGFTMTSEDNSKLYGITIIIWTALTADVADEVETKCEQWRQSHMSNEERELAASLGVRLAGERSHLSHLLSKLPTIPSGSPARDRLEDEISTVEEKISLMTDMLRPLRHGAASKIEGLTAGESGLWAPRAYGILGRDPANMAFWKEWLKAILVPMTDGSVLRVLPSSPKIGRWQPLERYVVNMCTEAFTPLGSKTQVELGVRDLRMFSRKEASNELPGSRTIDLYALFRCLSLENVVALFEYAMSESRIIFLSSHTSMLHLACHALANLLYPFKWASIFIPVLPARLISALEAPCPYIVGVERRYERIDLPDDDYVLVDLDRDTIDATSQPHRLPRQHRRKLMSLLQVAAPHTLRYGVTVGPPPYAIESFPYDAFSSENGSVFTPTPPRTSLGKWVTQNSSSFAEPDPATDIRPPVFNAFTVSSVDTGKADRPGTSKSSRTSPQSSVSPVSTHFPPMPTTPLSRSDSGFALTATLREKRSGHFGEEKGRRSSSFGLDKFHPNSRPALPFLNGHQPNASISGLSVDTTSSFGAGYAPSAYAQSTLAASTIMPNMQIQPVQNTETTVWVEGHCFSLDARDASSPCTICDEKPEGDGMYQCSSCKTWAHGRCLGQVSLVCPEAFHADRVRAAFVRCMASLLYTYRKYLGKPSRQQKNNGQLYAFDMDGFIKSLPYDQQEYTTMLRDTQAFNEFIHHREMKPASEASVRLFDEIIMAKKARGRTGLSSGLSRLSTIRASHGASANGWGLGVSSRTATGKTPTFLTDTTDHIWRTASVPLPKGSFPGEYRSVVTRIPSRLDRTLMREPRAIQGVPRMEQRGTRGLVRKQVPSMLGTTPPT; encoded by the exons TACGACGACCagctgccgcagcccgccTCTCTACCTGTCGAGTCCACCATCACCGAAGATGGCGAGCCTCAAGAAGTCGCTGTCAATGGGCAACAAAGaacggctgcggcgcgccacTCGCGGCAAAATTCGGCCAATCGCCTCTCGAGAATCTCCAGCGACGGGCGCTTCTCCATTCACACGTTGGATGAGACAGACGGCAATACCAGGAGCAACCGTAGCAGTGCTACGATCAAGGCAGTCAAGGTGCCTGGGCCTAACGGCAGCGCAGCaaacggcagcgccgccgaaggcggaggagggcatGGTCTCCTCATGGGGGAATTTGACTTCGACAAGGCCCTGTTCAAGTTCGCTGCCGAGCGGGAGAACTTCTTGGAGGACCTGTCCTTCACCGCAGGCGCAAAGACCCAGGCGCGGCCTCCCATGGTCAATCCCCGAGCCGAGCGAATCCGTGCAGAGGAGAGCATTCCCAGCGGCAGAGTCAGCCCCTTGAAGAGCATCAAGGGTAGCATCCGTCGCAAGATCAGTTTTAGGGACATGAACAGCATGCGCAAGCCGCCCAGCTCTGTAAGACCAGGGGCTTCCAGTAGGGCAG CGTCGGTTCGCACAGCCAGGAGGCTCAGCAACTACAACTCAGTTATTCCTCCGCCAGAGCCGCTCAACACCGATCCGGACATGCATCCACTCAAGCGCAGGTTTGAGCCGGTGCTCCTCGACCGGTATCCGCCCAagacggccgtcgacgagatccCCAGGCGTGGCAAGTTCCCCGACTACGTGCCCATGTTTGCGTTCCCCAACGACATCCAAATCGTCTCGTCGGATGACCGCCCGCGGTCAACATGGCATGGCTTTACCATGACGTCGGAAGACAACTCGAAACTTTacggcatcaccatcatcatctggACTGCGCTGACGGCGGACGTTGCTGACGAGGTGGAGACGAAATGCGAGCAGTGGCGACAGAGCCACATGTCCAACGAAGAGCGAGAACTGGCTGCGAGCTTGGGCGTTCGCTTGGCTGGGGAAAGGTCGCACCTCTCACATCTTCTCTCCAAGTTGCCCACCATCCCGTCCGGATCCCCGGCCAGGGACAGGTTAGAGGACGAAATCAGCACCGTCGAGGAGAAGATCTCCCTCATGACAGACATGCTAAGGCCGCTGAGGCACGGCGCAGCATCCAAGATAGAGGGCCTCACAGCAGGCGAGAGCGGACTGTGGGCCCCTCGGGCATACGGCATTCTGGGTCGCGACCCTGCCAATATGGCATTCTGGAAGGAGTGgctcaaggccatcctcGTTCCCATGACCGACGGCAGCGTCCTCAGAGTACTGCCCAGCTCCCCCAAGATCGGACGATGGCAGCCCTTGGAGCGCTATGTCGTCAACATGTGTACCGAGGCGTTTACTCCGTTGGGGTCCAAGACTCAGGTCGAGCTGGGCGTGAGGGATCTGAGAATGTTCTCGCGAAAAGAAGCCAGTAACGAGCTTCCCGGGTCCCGAACCATCGACCTCTATGCCCTCTTCAGGTGCCTCTCGCTCGAAAACGTTGTCGCGCTTTTCGAGTACGCCATGTCCGAATCCCGCATCATCTTCCTTTCATCCCACACCAGCATGCTGCACCTGGCCTGCCATGCCCTGGCCAACCTTCTCTACCCCTTCAAGTGGGCCAGCATCTTCATTCCCGTCTTGCCGGCGCGCCTCATCTCGGCTTTGGAGGCCCCCTGCCCCTATATTGTCGGTGTCGAGCGCCGGTATGAGCGGATAGATTTGCCAGATGATGACTACGTCCTCGTGGACCTGGACAGGGACACCATTGACGCTACGTCGCAGCCGCACCGACTGCCCAGGCAGCATCGTCGAAAGCTCATGTCGCTTCTGCAGGTTGCCGCACCTCACACTCTTCGCTACGGTGTCACCGTTGGTCCGCCTCCATACGCCATCGAGTCTTTTCCCTACGACGCTTTCTCCTCGGAAAACGGCTCAGTATTcaccccgacgccgccacgtACGTCGCTAGGCAAATGGGTCACGCAGAACTCGTCCAGCTTTGCTGAGCCCGACCCCGCAACTGAcatccgtccgcccgtcTTCAACGCATTCACCGTCTCATCCGTCGACACTGGCAAGGCTGATAGGCCTGGGACTAGCAAGTCTAGCAGGACGAGCCCGCAATCGTCGGTTTCCCCCGTCTCCACACACTTCCCACCAATGCCAACGACGCCACTTTCACGAAGTGATTCTGGCTTTGCCCTGACTGCCACCCTTCGTGAAAAGCGCTCGGGCCATTTTGGCGAGGAGAAGGGACGCCGCAGCTCATCGTTTGGCCTCGACAAGTTCCATCCAAACAGTCGACCGGCTTTGCCCTTCCTCAACGGCCATCAACCCAACGCCTCCATCTCGGGCCTATCCGTCGACACCACGTCATCCTTTGGTGCCGGCTATGCGCCGTCTGCTTATGCTCAGTCGACGTTGGCCGCCTCTACCATCATGCCCAACATGCAGATTCAGCCGGTGCAAAACACGGAAACAACCGTTTGGGTCGAAGGCCACTGCTTCAGCCTCGATGCAAGGgacgcatcgtcgccgtgcaCCATTTGCGACGAAaagcccgagggcgacggaATGTATCAGTGCAGCTCGTGCAAGACGTGGGCCCATGGCAGGTGCCTGGGGCAGGTCTCGCTGGTTTGTCCAGAGGCCTTTCACGCTGATCGCGTCAGAGCGGCCTTCGTGCGGTGCATGGCCAGCCTGCTCTATACGTACCGCAAGTACCTGGGTAAGCCCTCGAGGCAGCAGAAGAACAACGGCCAGTTGTACGCCTTCGACATGGATGGCTTCATCAAGAGCCTGCCTTACGATCAGCAAGAGTATACCACCATGCTTCGGGACACACAGG CGTTCAATGAATTCATTCATCACCGCGAGATGAAGCCCGCATCCGAGGCGTCAGTGCGGCTTTTCGATGAAATTATcatggccaagaaggccCGTGGCCGAACGGGCCTGTCGTCCGGCCTGTCCCGGCTGTCGACCATCCGGGCCTCTCATGGTGCATCGGCCAACGGCTGGGGCCTGGGAGTCTCCTCCCGGACTGCGACGGGCAAGACCCCAACCTTCTTGACTGACACGACGGATCACATTTGGCGCACGGCATCGGTGCCCCTGCCTAAAGGCAGTTTTCCGGGGGAGTACCGCTCCGTCGTCACCCGCATTCCATCTCGTCTCGATCGCACGCTGATGCGCGAGCCGAGGGCCATCCAAGGCGTTCCGCGCATGGAACAGCGTGGCACAAGAGGGCTGGTGCGGAAGCAGGTTCCCAGCATGCTCgggacgacgccaccgacaTGA
- a CDS encoding DNA-directed DNA polymerase (EggNog:ENOG503NUYF~COG:L): MVDYNILCLNRNSLGDSFFHLSEQDPERGFLCDLNAIVGCVAGPATAQADLDNHTYLRLLLGSHLAHYLRTKLETDFGYTSTCGISTNKLLSKLVGSCHKPQNQTTFLAWSDEGVMAFMDAHKTRKVPGLGFKTAMLLESHVLGQDVDIDTDSHSFDSLVTVGQVRQHPSMSPAFIETLLKGPGSERGVGTRVWGLLHGVDESEVKEASDIPSQISIEDTYKGLETIPQITEELHKLSCSLIRRLRVDLLTANSNADVPGCRKWIARPKTLRLSIRSWPTRQVPHSTQAMNFSRASRSGPISPFVFDLETDIDCLAQRLVAETLLPLLRRLQTEQGPNHKWNLQLLNICAANMVAGAADDKLGVGRDIGDMFKHQDEMLRPWKVTQPADEPSHSQVEDGTKQVSFDDDDYEGDVAWDGAAHPQCPACGHPIPHFAMAAHARFHELGG; the protein is encoded by the coding sequence ATGGTTGACTACAATATTCTCTGCTTGAACCGTAACTCACTGGGCGATTCGTTCTTCCACCTGTCCGAGCAAGATCCAGAACGAGGCTTCCTGTGCGATCTCAACGCGATTGTCGGCTGCGTCGCCGGACCGGCCACTGCCCAGGCAGATCTCGACAACCATACCTATCTACGTCTACTTCTTGGGTCCCACCTGGCACACTACCTGAGAACGAAGCTCGAAACCGACTTTGGCTACACCTCAACGTGCGGCATCTCAACCAACAAGTTGCTAAGCAAACTTGTGGGCAGCTGCCACAAGCCTCAGAACCAGACCACCTTCTTGGCCTGGAGCGATGAGGGCGTGATGGCATTTATGGATGCACACAAGACGAGAAAAGTGCCAGGGCTCGGATTCAAGACAGCTATGCTACTGGAGTCACACGTTCTTGGCCAGGACGTCGACATCGACACTGACTCACACTCTTTCGACTCCCTTGTCACCGTTGGGCAGGTGCGTCAGCATCCGTCCATGTCACCAGCATTCATTGAGACTCTTCTCAAGGGTCCTGGCTCAGAAAGGGGGGTGGGAACCAGAGTCTGGGGCCTGCTCCATGGAGTGGACGAGTCAGAGGTCAAGGAAGCGAGCGACATCCCTTCTCAAATTAGCATCGAAGACACGTACAAGGGCCTCGAGACCATCCCTCAAATCACAGAAGAGCTGCACAAGCTCTCATGCTCCCTGATACGAAGACTGCGGGTTGACCTGCTTACCGCTAACTCAAACGCCGATGTTCCCGGTTGCCGCAAATGGATCGCGCGGCCTAAGACGCTGCGACTCTCCATCAGGTCGTGGCCGACACGCCAAGTGCCACATTCCACTCAAGCTATGAATTTCAGCAGAGCATCTCGATCAGGCCCCATTTCGCCCTTTGTGTTCGACCTCGAGACCGACATAGATTGTcttgcgcagcgcctcgtaGCGGAGACACTACTTCCACTTCTCCGACGTCTACAAACCGAACAAGGGCCAAACCATAAATGGAATCTTCAACTATTGAATATTTGCGCAGCCAACATGGTTGCTGGAGCGGCGGATGACAAATTAGGGGTGGGGAGAGACATCGGCGACATGTTCAAGCATCAGGACGAGATGTTACGCCCGTGGAAAGTAACGCAACCCGCCGATGAGCCGTCTCACAGtcaggtcgaggacggcacGAAACAGGTGTCGTTCGACGATGATGATTACGAAGGTGATGTAGCTtgggacggcgcggcgcatccTCAATGCCCGGCTTGTGGACACCCCATACCACACTTTGCGATGGCTGCTCACGCAAGGTTTCATGAGCTGGGGGGCTAA